The following is a genomic window from Anas acuta chromosome 3, bAnaAcu1.1, whole genome shotgun sequence.
TGTGGGCAAAGTACGCCATCTCCCGATACCAAATAATATTTACTCAGCAGCAAATAATTTAGCATTTCTCCTTTGGATTGCCATCTGTTACAGTGAAAGATGGGGAAAGAAAGCCATCTGGTGGAAGATTAAGACTTAAATCTTAACATCAATATCCTTAAACCTTATCTGAATATCCTGTACGGAGACTTGGCAAATCATTGCtaaattttcttaattaaataataataataataataataataataataataataataataataataataataataataataataataataataataataaacaattaaaattgTAAGGAGCTGGGTATCCCAAATTTGTTGCTGTTTCAGGCTACTTAGTCAAGAATAAAATTATGTCAGATTTTAAGAGAGATAAAATCTGTACCATATTATGGTCCCCCAGCCCTACAGAAGTTGTATGTATTTAATACTACACACAATACATATGATTAGTACTTGAAAATACTCATGAATTATATCTCTAGTACTGTCCCAGGGTAGAAACCTGGGAGCAAGTACTGACAGGGTagcaaaatactgtaaataagCAGTTCTGTTTGCCTAAAAATTGTAAAGAGTTACAATGGTTGTATTAAGTACAAGTGTATCTCATGTATATTTTATCCACTTAAGCAGTATGTtctaatgtatatatttaaataaatctatTGCATGCTGTAAAAAGTAATTCAAGGCATTATTTTTAGCTGATGCCTAGGGAATTGTTCCCCATCAATATGTAAAATCATGTTGTTGCTGTGTTCAGCAACTGTTACATAGcagctttctgttcttctgaacATGGCTGGAAACTTCAGGTCTCCAGAGCATTCACAGCTCCAAAGGCTTCAAATGGAGCAGAGTTCTTAAGTGCAATAGAAAATCAAACTGTGTATGTGGACATGCTGAGTTTGGCAGCATTTTCTAAACCTATAGGACAGCTACAGCTGGGGACTGCAGCATAGCCTCGTTAATGTCACAGGAGAATTGGTTCCAGAAATGTATCTTAAGGACACTGGTGGCAAAGAAATTAtcacacaaaactgaaaaatatgctTCCTCATGTGTATAGTACAAGACTGATCCGTGTTAAAAAAGTGTTAAAGAAATTGCAAAAACAAGTGGGTTATAAGATTTAAAGAGCTATATATACTTAACATAGTATATAGAAACCTTCAGAAAgagttaaaagacaaaatatctgCTATTAGTTAGACTTAAAAATAGCACTGTTGAACTAGACACGAcatcttatttaaaatacaaattaaattactctgtgttatttttgtatttgtctaAGTTCAGAAGGTATGCAACTACTGCTCAGAAACCAGAAAGAATTCATTTGTAGCCACAAAGACTGCAAGATAAAGAAAGTTGATGAAGCTCTGGTGGAAAGCGACCTGTGAAGGACAAGAAGGCAATCAAAAACAGCTGGTATGAATTTATGAAGGACAAATCATATTTGACCAACCTGACTGCATCCTATGATGAAGTAGCTGGCTACATGGAGAAGGAAAGAGCAAGTGGATATAACAGATCTTGACTTCAGTCAAGCTTTTGAAATCATTTCCAGCAGCATTTTCACTCACAAACTGAGGAAATATGGCATGAGCAAGCTGGCTGTTGGATGAATTGAAAACCTCCTGTACTGCTGGGCTCAGTGGGTAGCAATTGATAGCTTGAtaacctgcctggatgcctaCAGCAAGTTGAATACTCTAGGGGTTGATACTAGGGCTCACATGGTTCGTTATCTTCATCAGAAACCTGGACAGTGAGACAGGACATACCCTCAGCCTACTTTCAGATAATGCTAGGGTAGGGGGAATGATTGACACACTAAAAAATAGAGCTTCAGTTCTGAAGGACTTTGAGAAATTTAAGGGCTGGGCTGCCAGAAGGCTTAACAGGTTCAAGGAGAAATATGCAACCCTGCACCTAAGGTAGAATAAGCCCTTCTGTTGGTACCAGCTGTGAAGAATGGAGCTGGTGATCAGCTCTGCTGAGAAGAACCTGGGGTTATGTGAAACCCAAGGCCAATATGAGCAACAGCATGCTCATCCCAAAGAAGGCAAACCACAGAGTAGGCCTACATTAGGGGCATGGCCAGCTGACAGAGGGGGACAGTTGACCTGTCCCCCTTTGCTTGGTGGTGGTGAGGCCCTGCCAGGACAGTGTCCAGTTGGGTGCTGCTTCAGTTCAAGTGGAGTGTCTACAGAGAAGGTCTGCCAAGATGATCACCGTCTAAATCACTTCCCACAGAGGCTGACGGAGCTGGGCCTATCTTGTCTGTTGAAGAATGCAAGGGGTCACATAGTAACAGCCTACAGCTACTTGAAGGGGTTTATAAATAAGGCAGCTAAACGCTTCTTGGTAATACTAGGCAATAGAACAATGCACAATGGCCAGAAATGGCTTGGGATGTCCAAGGAGGATATTATTTACTTGGAAGACAGTTAACccagataaataaaatgttgtcctgttttgttttgttttggaggggAGAACTAGGGACTGGATGGTTTTGAGAGCTGTCAAGGCAACACTGTAATCAGACCTACTTTCAGTGGGGAGGCTGGACTATGCCATGTTCAAAGGGCCCTTCCAACCAACATTTCTGTGATTGTATACAAATGTAAAACTGATGTCTTCCCTTGTTTATTGTGGGAAGATAGCTTTTAAAGTGTGATCAAAATGCGCCTGGgctgtattatttatttgggAGTGTGTTTAAGTATACATgggagcaaaaaataaaaatactctgcCATCTGTTGATATCTGGCAAACTGCAGatgttcttttctgaaagcagaatatTTAATTGCCACATTTAAGCCATTGTCTGCTATTTCAACTGGTAAcataaaaatagcaaagaaatgcaatgcattttgaaaagttacagattttaaagtaatgtagtgtatttatttaacttgCAAAAGTGAGGGGAAGGGCCTGTAGCCACATTTCAGGAGTCTCTTACCTTAAAATTTATTGCAGAAACTGGGATAACCACACGCTTTTCTCTGAATAATTACATTAGCTTCTTTCCATTTACTATgatgctgctcttttttttttttttttttttggggggggggtaataaattaaaaaaaaaaaaaaagcatactaCATGCTTAAATGGTCATTGATGTGATCAGTTTTGACCAGAGAAGGCCTCACCAGCAGTTCTTGCTGTTGCCTGTAACAGCCCAGCTTCTACTTCTCTACATTTGTGGCAATTttaagatttaaagaaaagcttctgGAGTATGTGGAATTtaatcagaagaaaacatgCTGGTGAGCAAATATTGTGCAGCCTGTTATTACGCTTCATTTTGACTCTTTCATCGCAACAGAGAGTTATGTGACCTGTGTGTATACTTGTGTCACATTGTTGGAGTAATCTAGGCTCCTGTCCCCTCTCTCATCACCACCAGTAATTATCCCCTTGTAATCTTATCTACTCCTGTTCTTTCCTGCACGTggaaggatctttttttttttattattattatttttttttttttttgtggccaCCATGCTCCCGTTCTTACAGCAGCCATGGCCGCAAGCACCCGGACTTCTCCCGTTGCTTTCCTCCTCGTAACCGCGGCCTGAGCTGTTATTATCAGTCTTCCTTGGGGTTAATCAAACAGCTAATCACCACAGAGGAGCCGGGGAGCTGTGTGTAACAACTCCCCGCTGCACCTCACACCCACCCCGCCAGGCGGCTTCGGGGAGGCGCCGGCCAGCTGCCGGGACAGCCCCCCCGGCACAGACctaggaggaagaggaggaggaggaagaggaggacgCCCGGGAGGCGGAGCAGGCAGCCCAtggcggcggggggcagcgggggcggGCTGCTCGCCTTCCTGcggctgctggggcagctcaAGGTGCCGGGccggggagggcagggctgggctgggctgggctgggctgggcggcGGGGGAGAGgtgcccggggccggggggtgccgggggctTGCCGAGGGCTTGCTGGCTGCATCCATGCGCCCCGGAGCGCCGAGGTGGCAGCGGGGCGGGATTTCCCCACGTGTGGCTTCAGAGCCCGAGGTTTGCCCCTCCGAGTGACCGGGGTGCTCTCCTCCCGCAGAGGGTGCCGCGGACGGGGTGGGTGTACAGGAACGTGGCAAAGCCGGAGAGCGTGTCGGATCACATGTACAGGATGGCGGTGATGGCCTTGGTGAGCGAGGACAAAAACCTTAACAAGGACAGGTGAGAGAGACCCCCTGGTTCCCCTGGCCGCGGGGGAGCTGCGGGCACGGCGCTGGGAGCAGCCGCCCTGCTGAGGAGGGGCTCCCAAGGCCCGCGGGCGGCGCTTGGAGCGCTTTCCCCACATCCCTGCCCTCCATCCTTTGAGCTGTTTACCTGGAGAGGTGAGCGGGAGGAAGGCTTTTTATCACTAAAACCAGAGTGCTGAGGCTCTGAGCCGGCTTTCCCTCAAGCCAGAGATAAGCAAGCTGAAGGCGGCCAGGTAAAAGGCAGCTTGAAGCAACAGGCAGCAAAGGCAAAGGCATGCTCGGTGGGTTTGGGCAGGCTGAGTTAGTACTCAGCAGCAATCAGAGCCTCATAAATCATACAGCATAGAAGAGAGAGCATCATTAGCATTGAACGAGTTGTCAGGGACAGCGTGGGATCATATTGGCTCTGTCACTTCAGGAGCTGATGAAAGCAGTGAGGGCTTTCTTGAGTATTGTGCTACAGGCTGATGTAGCTGCTTAGCTGCAAGCATGTTTTGTCAGCTTATAAATTGAATTTGGGGTGGTGGCAGATCATGTTATCCCTGCAGCAGGTAGAATGTAAAGTATATAATGTAGGTAGCTCTTGTGTGCTTGATTTTCTGAGATGTGAAAACTACATCCATTACTTTTGAATGCTGTGCTCTTGTGCAAActatatttttacttaaatcTATATTTATATGCAGCAGGAGACAGAAACTGGGAATTAAAATCATGtctaaatggaaaacaagacCCTTAGGCCCTTAGCAAAGAAGTGAAATGTATTATGTAAAATCTTTCTCTATAAATGAAGGGGATAAATTATGGGGCCCCTTAGCTTTATGAATAATAAGACATAacttaaaatgatgaaaaaatgattgttctgtctttgctttttgtcaGATGCATACGATTAGCGTTGGTTCACGATATGGCTGAATGCATTGTTGGAGATATTGCTCCTGCAGACAACATCTCAAAAGAGGAGAAACACAGGAGAGAAGAGGTATAGACATGAGCTGTGAAACCACATCTGCCAAGCgtttcaaatgttttaaatgctCTGGTGGTAGTGAAGAGACCCTCTAAGCAACCTAATACTGCCATTGGCATTGCACAAATAGGCCACTAACAACCACAGTTTTCagcttgtttaaatatttttttaacgtGTAACATAACAAAGTACAAAGTTACGGAAGGAGAATGTTTGAATCATATTGATAATTTGTTTCCAAGCTAGCAGGCTTTTTGGTAGCCTGAGTTAGTCCTGCTGACAGCCTTATCaagcaggaaggagcagggagtAGGTTCACTGAGTACAGCATATGGTGGTTAATGGCAGACATGTGGTGCCAGAAAATTTGATTGTGAcatacactgttttttttttttgtctttttgctttaAACAATTTGCACAGGACTCCAAACATGggtatcattttcttttgtctttcattcCTGAGTGCTGTGTGgccagaattattttatttttggcctTGTACATATCTAAACACTTGGCTTGTCATTTCtactttaatgttttatttgacGAAAATGTAAACTGCTCCTTCAGTCACAGCTAGAGGGCAACATGATGCCTTGGAATTTCTTGTGAGGCTACCATTAGCTCTTCAAAGTGTAAAAAATgttgcaatgattttttttctttccacttttctgCATACCTTTTTAAAACTTGGGAGTGAGGGTTATGACTAATTCTAGGAGTAAGCTTTTTGCTAAGGAAATGGAACTTAAAGATCAAAGCAGTGTTCAGTGTTCTTGAAGTACTATCTACACTGACTgtaattttagtttttctttatttcagtgtaCTTTCTAGTGTGCCCTTACactgaacaaaaaaacacctctttccCTAAAGCCTTCAGGGCTCACATTTCAATAGAGGAAATTCTAATTtgtatttagaaaatgaaaaaaatgtcttgatgcctaagaatgttattttttttttcttcagtatttgcaGCTCCTTGCAGCTCTCATTTAGCTCACTGaagacttttttgttgttgttgttgacttAGTGGGAAGCAGCATCAAGCATTAAACATTTAGATTAACTCTGAAGTACTTTgctgtaaaaatacagtaagtGTAACAGCTTTATGAGCTTAGATAGCTTGAACTGAATTATCcatatgctgctgctgcttctgacttctctttttccctttcacaaCCAGCTCAGTGTAAGCTGTAGAGCAAGCTGGTCTGCTTGTGCATTGTTTAATCAGCTAGTCTCACTAAGGCTAAGgcagcagaaaattaaaagaagcaaacaaaccaaaaatcacaaaccaacaaacaaaaaaaactaccttttttttttttttttggccttacCTGTCATTACCTGCTAACCTCGAATTTTGATGAAATCTGAGCTGAAAGGAGCTCCCCAGTGTTGGGGAGCAGCTGATGCAGCTCAGTCATATCGTATAACTGTGTCCTATATTTCAAGTGGAGAAGCAATTATGGCATAAAACCTTTGTCTTCCCTGTGATGTTGGTCATTTCAGAAGCAGCCCTAAGTGTTGCTAGGAAAACAGTAGAAATGAGGCTGATTAGCTGGGAGAATACAAAGAGCGTGCAGAACAATTTCTGCTTGCTAGTTATGCCATCAGTTCGATATTGTGTTAAATCTTCTACCAAAACTGTTATTGAACAGATGGTATTTCAGTCTGGGAGTACGGTGTTTTATTGCTGCAGAGTATTAAACGGatttttgttgtctgtttttcaaaatcagaGATTTTTTAAAGGCTTATATTGCATTGCCTTTGTCAGTAGCTGTTCTCAGCCGTACTATTGCAAATGTGCTAGTGGCGAGTTTGGGTGAGGACAGTTGTTTGTCAGCACTAGGAGTTTGGATTTTGAAGCTACATCTATGAACTGTACCTATAACCTACCTAGTAAGTACAAATGTTGCCTTGACTTGTTAAATTTGGAAGGCAGAGCTGTTGGCTGGTGGCAGTTGCCTGGCATTTGACTCACTCTGTTTTGCTCTGGACTTCTTTTTGGattctttaagatttttttattattttttttttttagtttttcagaTTAGTTCTCTAGCAATTCACTTAAACAGTTTCCTATACCAAGGGGTCCTGCTGTTCCTGTAGAAGATTTCATGTTCACATGCACTTCCAAGTAATACGTTGTGTAGTATATGTTTCTACAAACTTGGTAATAGGTAATTCATTCTTCAGGGAAAAAGATAAATTGATAAATTGAGTATATTTTCACTCAAAAATGGCTATGTAcaaatggcttttatttttcaggcagcTATGAAACAGCTGACCCAACTTCTATCAGAGGAcctcaaaaaagaaatctatgAACTCTGGGAAGTAAGTTCGCATTCTTTTAATCCTTTGCTAAAATTGACGGTAACCCATTAtgctctttctgtttctgtcatcCCTTATTTTGGTCTCAAACAAGGTAGATAGATTTGCTTTGGAGGTGAAGTTAACAGTGTGAATCAAGGTCACTTACAAATTTCTTTTAAGAGGGAACCCCAAACTTTGGTAGAATAACCAGTCTCTGCCTTTGGCCTCTCAAACTTCCAGATGGACCTGCCCTGGGCATGGTTTGTACAACTGAAAAAAGGGTATGTCTTCTGCATCCAGCACTCTTGGAGGAAGatctatttatgtatttatttattttaaccacaTTATCTCTTTTGTTGACATCTGGCTCTTTTCAGCTCAtgatagaggaaaaaaacaatgacaactGATTATGTCTTGgagtattttctgctttttatgcATGTAATGGTTCATGTGGCATCCATTTCTTTATTAGACATCCCATTAAGCTAAAATATTTGCTAGTAGATTTTGGCTTAAACTTAACTGTGAAGTACTGACAAAAGAATAGTGCTTTTCTATAAGCAGTGCAAATTGCTGGCTGGTCTTGTATACCTTAAATGTTTGTATTGGAAAGTTTCTTCTGGATTTGAAAGTGATTTAACTTTCTGATGTGAACTCAAGCATCAGAAAGTTAATTGATAAGATCTGTTAAAAACTAGGGTTGATTAGATTATTTCCAAAGACTTCATGTTTGTAATTACTGTGCTTTATATTCTCCTGGCATGCAATCGCATGAAGACAAATGCATTCACAAACTCTTGTTCACAGTGTGTTGCAAACAGCTATGTTAATTGGCCTCTGTATCTGAAGctgtacatgtattttgtgCTG
Proteins encoded in this region:
- the HDDC2 gene encoding 5'-deoxynucleotidase HDDC2, whose translation is MAAGGSGGGLLAFLRLLGQLKRVPRTGWVYRNVAKPESVSDHMYRMAVMALVSEDKNLNKDRCIRLALVHDMAECIVGDIAPADNISKEEKHRREEAAMKQLTQLLSEDLKKEIYELWEEYENQCTAEAKFVKQLDQCEMILQAFEYEELENTPGRLQDFYDSTAGKFVHPEILQLVSLINTERNKKTATTCHPHS